The proteins below come from a single Saccharopolyspora sp. SCSIO 74807 genomic window:
- a CDS encoding aconitate hydratase codes for MPRTLAHKLIASHLLDGEMTPGSEIALRIDQTLTQDATGTLVMQELESLGLTRARTEVSVQYVDHNLLQADEKNAEDHEFLRSACRRYGLWFSKPGNGVSHPTHMQRFGEPGKTMVGSDSHTCAAGSLGMLAIGVGGLEVAMAIAGEPLRVRMPEVWGVRLTGELPPWVSAKDVVLEMLRRHSVSGGAGRIIEYHGPGLADLSAMDRHVIANMGAELGATTTVFPADEAVRKFLRGEDREHAFTEWRADEGADYDVTDEIDLSALEPLIARPSAPDNVVPVREVAGTDVRQVVIGSSANPGLRDFAIAARMVQGRQTRPEVSFDVNPTSREILEDLTRIGGTFELISSGARIHQSGCMGCIGMGQAPAVGQNSLRTFPRNFPGRSGTREDSVWLCSPETAAAAALEGAITDPRELAARLGLDPKVELPEHASVNTSMLVEPPPQQEAEQVEPVKGPNISALPQLDPLPQRIAAPVLLVAGDNVSTDEISPAGARALPLRSNIPALSEFTFTRLDETYPQRAAETGTHVVVGGDNYGQGSSREHAAITPRHLGLRVVLAKSFARIHWQNLINFGILPLRFADPGDYDSICAGDVLVLEDLPGQLRGGGDITIGNDTRGNTITARHSLSERQVQAVLAGGVISMLADSPSVVTR; via the coding sequence ATGCCGCGGACGCTGGCGCACAAGCTGATCGCCTCGCACCTGCTCGACGGCGAGATGACCCCGGGTTCGGAGATCGCGCTGCGCATCGATCAGACGCTGACCCAGGACGCCACGGGCACGCTGGTGATGCAGGAGCTGGAGTCGCTCGGGCTCACGCGGGCGCGAACCGAGGTCAGCGTCCAGTACGTCGATCACAACCTGCTCCAAGCCGACGAGAAGAACGCCGAGGACCACGAGTTCCTGCGCTCGGCTTGCCGCCGCTACGGGTTGTGGTTCTCGAAACCGGGCAACGGGGTGTCGCACCCGACGCACATGCAGCGCTTCGGCGAACCCGGCAAGACGATGGTCGGGTCCGATTCGCACACGTGCGCGGCCGGGTCGCTGGGGATGCTAGCGATCGGTGTGGGCGGTCTGGAGGTGGCGATGGCCATCGCCGGTGAGCCGCTGCGGGTGCGGATGCCCGAGGTCTGGGGTGTGCGGCTGACCGGCGAACTGCCGCCGTGGGTTTCGGCCAAGGACGTGGTGCTGGAGATGCTGCGGCGGCACTCGGTCTCCGGCGGCGCGGGCCGCATCATCGAGTACCACGGTCCCGGCCTCGCGGATCTTTCGGCGATGGACCGGCACGTCATCGCGAACATGGGCGCCGAGCTGGGTGCCACGACCACGGTGTTCCCGGCCGATGAGGCGGTGCGGAAGTTCCTGCGCGGCGAGGACCGCGAGCACGCCTTCACCGAGTGGCGGGCCGACGAGGGCGCGGACTACGACGTCACCGACGAGATCGACCTCTCGGCGCTGGAACCGCTGATCGCGCGCCCGTCCGCGCCGGACAACGTGGTGCCGGTGCGCGAGGTCGCGGGCACCGACGTGCGCCAGGTGGTGATCGGCTCGTCGGCGAATCCGGGGCTGCGGGACTTCGCGATCGCCGCGCGCATGGTGCAGGGGCGCCAGACCCGCCCGGAGGTCAGCTTCGACGTGAATCCGACTTCGCGGGAGATCCTGGAGGATCTGACCCGCATCGGCGGCACCTTCGAGTTGATCTCCTCGGGCGCGCGGATCCACCAGTCCGGGTGCATGGGTTGCATCGGCATGGGCCAGGCCCCGGCGGTGGGGCAGAACTCGCTGCGCACGTTCCCGCGCAACTTCCCCGGCCGATCCGGCACGCGGGAGGATTCGGTGTGGTTGTGCTCGCCGGAGACCGCGGCCGCGGCCGCGCTGGAGGGGGCGATCACCGATCCGCGGGAGCTGGCCGCGCGGCTCGGGCTGGACCCGAAGGTCGAGTTGCCCGAGCACGCGTCGGTGAACACCTCGATGCTGGTGGAACCGCCGCCGCAGCAGGAGGCCGAGCAGGTCGAGCCGGTGAAGGGCCCGAACATCTCCGCGCTGCCGCAACTGGATCCGCTGCCGCAGCGGATCGCGGCGCCGGTGCTGCTGGTGGCCGGGGACAACGTCTCCACCGACGAGATCTCCCCGGCCGGGGCGCGGGCGCTGCCGTTGCGCTCGAACATCCCGGCGCTTTCGGAGTTCACCTTCACCCGCCTCGACGAGACCTATCCGCAGCGGGCCGCCGAGACGGGCACGCACGTGGTGGTCGGCGGCGACAACTACGGGCAGGGTTCTTCGCGCGAGCACGCCGCGATCACGCCGCGCCATCTCGGGCTGCGGGTGGTGCTGGCGAAGTCGTTCGCGCGGATCCACTGGCAGAACCTGATCAATTTCGGGATCTTGCCGCTGCGGTTCGCCGACCCCGGCGACTACGACTCGATCTGCGCAGGCGACGTGCTGGTGCTCGAGGACCTGCCGGGGCAGCTGCGCGGCGGCGGCGACATCACCATCGGTAACGACACTCGCGGTAACACGATCACCGCACGTCATAGCCTGTCCGAGCGACAAGTGCAGGCCGTACTTGCCGGGGGAGTCATCTCCATGCTCGCCGACTCGCCCTCCGTCGTCACACGTTAG
- a CDS encoding DUF5701 family protein, with translation MPEVYPVPELPDLARQADRLIDFGVHELAGVSAARLRAAAAPEVPGSLLVLPAAPISKLAPLVELGGKHGFVVTDMSDVDEFAPIPSVRLPDSPAYRIETPDRGDDLAEYSPNEALPMIEAAGRTPLTLAEGLHWLLQCPDVLERNHCFMTIASRKHRLRGSPDARTPAIWISNGTGRDGAANRDAPKVGWCWAGNRHTWLGFASAAGRSG, from the coding sequence TACCCAGTGCCCGAGCTGCCCGATCTCGCCCGCCAAGCCGACCGGTTGATCGACTTCGGCGTGCACGAACTCGCCGGCGTGTCCGCAGCACGACTACGCGCAGCCGCCGCGCCCGAAGTGCCCGGTTCGCTGCTGGTGCTGCCCGCCGCACCGATCTCCAAGCTGGCGCCGCTGGTGGAACTCGGCGGCAAGCACGGCTTCGTGGTCACCGACATGTCCGATGTGGACGAATTCGCCCCGATCCCCTCGGTGCGGCTGCCCGACTCGCCCGCCTACCGCATCGAAACCCCCGACCGCGGCGACGACCTGGCCGAATACAGCCCGAACGAGGCGTTGCCGATGATCGAAGCCGCGGGCCGCACACCACTCACGCTGGCGGAAGGCCTGCACTGGCTGCTGCAGTGCCCGGACGTGCTCGAACGCAACCACTGCTTCATGACCATCGCCTCGCGCAAGCACCGACTCCGCGGTTCGCCGGACGCGCGGACCCCGGCGATCTGGATCAGCAACGGCACTGGCCGCGACGGTGCGGCCAACCGCGACGCGCCGAAGGTCGGGTGGTGCTGGGCCGGCAACCGGCACACCTGGCTCGGCTTCGCCAGCGCCGCGGGCCGCAGCGGCTGA